Genomic window (Pradoshia eiseniae):
ACTCCGTCATTGCGCAAACCTTCCTGCTCGCACTATTCGGGGTCATAGTAGGGTTTGGTCTAACGCTTCTTACCGGCTTCTTCCTGCCAGCCGCCGTTCCTGTTGCCTTTAACTATGCGGACATGGCTCTTTATGCAGCCATCCTAGTTGTCGTATCAGTGCTCGGAGCCCTATTCTCCGTGCAAACCATCGTGAAAATCGATCCATTAAGAGCGATAGGAGGATAATGAATATGGCATTATTAGAACTTAAAGAGGTTAATAAAGTCTTCAAATCAGGCAAGACAGAAATCGAGGCATTGAAGCCAACCAATTTCATAGCAGAGGCTGGAGAGCTCATCGCCGTCATCGGCCCTTCCGGTTCAGGCAAAAGTACCTTCTTGACGATTGCCGGTGGACTTCAAACCCCGAGCAATGGGGATGTGCTCATTAACGGAAACAATCTGATCGATCTAAAAGAGAAGAAACGAGCATCACTCAGACTAAAAGAGATTGGTTTTGTCCTGCAATCGTCTAATCTTGTTCCATTCCTGACCGTCCAGCAGCAAATGAAGCTGCTCGATAAGGTCAAAAAGGATAATCTAAGAGAAGATCAGCTAGAGCAAATGTATGACTCGCTTGGCATTGGTGAGCTGCTGAACAGCTTTCCCTCTGATTTATCCGGCGGGCAGCGTCAGCGTGTGGCGATTGCCAAGGCTCTTTATACAGACCCAAGCATCATTCTCGCAGATGAACCGACTGCATCCTTGGACTCAGACCGGGCATTTGAGGTCATGGATATGCTGAAGGCTGCGACTAAGCAGAACAAAAAGACGACCATCGTCGTCACACATGACACAAGACTGATTGATTATTGCGACAAGGTCTATAAGATTACCGACGGGCTGCTTAAGCTTGAAGCATAAGCTTTCATATATCAAGGGCACTCCAATAGGTGGTGCCCTTTGCGCATGAAAAGGCCCAGTTCATTTCTGTACTGGGCACTTCCCTAAATAGCTCCTATTTAGTTAGAACATCTAACCCGATACCAAACAAGGCACCTGCCACTACAACGCTCCAAGGCGGAAGCTTCCAATATGCTAGCATACTGAAGAGAACTGCTGCAGCGGCAAAATCTGTCGCACCCTTAATCGTACTTGTCCAAATCGGCTGATAAAAGGCGGCAATCAGGATGCCGACCACAGCGGCATTCACGCCCATAAACGCCCCCTTCATCGCTGGGTTTTGGCGAAGATTCGCCCAAAATGGCAGGGTCCCGACAATGAGCAGGAAAGCAGGCAAGAAAATCGCTGCGGTGGCCAATAAGCCTCCTGCCCAGCCATTCATCACGGCGCCCAAATATGCAGCAAAGGTGAACAATGGTCCCGGCACAGCCTGAGCCGCTCCGTATCCAGCCAGGAAAGCCTCCTCACTCACCCAGACGGTCGGCACCACTTCTTGCTCGAGCAAAGGCAATACAACATGCCCTCCTCCGAATACAAGTGCTCCTGAACGGTAAAAGCTATCAAATACGGCAATCCATTCAATGGATGTTATCTCTCTTAAAATAGGCAGTAATAGAAGTAGGCCAAAGAACGCTGCCAGGCACGCAGCGGCAAGATTCTTCGACAAAGGAATCTCAAACGGAGCGTCATCATCTTCCCCATCCTGCTTAAATAGGAGATACCCAGCCAATGCCCCTAGCCCAATGACGATTACTTGAGCAAATGTCATTTCCCAAACGAGCGTAATGATCAGAGCTATAAGCGCGATTGCTTTTCTTTTCAAATCCGGCGTTAATTTCTCGGCCATCCCAACAATCGCATGGGCGACGACCGCTACCGCTACTAGCTTTAATCCATGGATCCAGCCCGCTGAACCCACTTCCATCCCATCCAGCAAAAGCGCAAACAAAATCAGCGCAATAACGGAAGGAAGCGTGAATCCGATAAATGAGGTGATTCCCCCTAACAATCCGCCGCGGACAATCCCTATTCCGATACCAACCTGACTGCTCGCAGGCCCCGGCAGGAATTGACATAATGCCACGAGCTCTGCATACCCCTTCTCATCAAGCCACTTGCGCCTTTTCACATACTCCTCATGAAAATAGCCAAGATGGGCGATTGGTCCTCCAAAGGAAGTAAAGCCAAGTCTCGTTGATACCATGAGTATCTCAGCTAATGCTTTTCCGGAAATCCGTTTCCGTTCTCTCATGCATCCCTTCCTCCCTAATTCTAGTGATTTTTATGTAGAGTATGAAGTGTGTGTTCTTTAGAGGTTATCTATCCATCTACGAAGTTATCATACCATTATTACCCGACCGCAAAACAAATATTTCACACTGTATGGGTACTCATGTTACTTTTTCAAAAGACTGTTTTCGGATGGATTGTTGCTTTTGAATAAACGGCAGGTTAGCGGAAGAAGGATTTTTGGAATGGTCGAGAGAATATATAAAAATGGCATTTCTATTAAGCAGTCTACATTAAGGAGTGATCATTTTGAATGAGTGTCCTAATTGCGGCAGTGAAATGAAAAAGGGTTATATACAAAGTGGTACTAGACTTGCTTGGGTACCAAAAGTATCTAAGTTGAGTATTGAACCCAGTTTAAATAAAGAATCCGTTTTATTATCGAATCAAAGTCGTTTTTCAATTAATTATGTAGATGCTTATTTATGTGAGGATTGTAAAAAAGTCCTTATTGATTATTCTAATGAAAAATAGAGTTTATGTACAAGACTGCTTCAAGAGTGGTCTTTTTCTCTGTGCTGCTAAAAGGGCAGCATTCCTGTAATAAATGAAAGATGGAAATCAAGTTTGTGAACAAACGCACTAAAACTAACAGGGAGCGTTGATACAGGAAGGATTAATGCTTCTTTCTGTTGAACTCCTTATTGAAGTAAAGTAGTTGTATAAAGAGAATTGAAAGGAAAGGGAGCTATAAAAGGTGGACTTATTATTCTGGATAACTATTGGTTTCATAATAACGGGATTTGTTATTCTCGCTTCTATGAAAAAAGGTATGGAAAGTAAGGTAGCTTTTATAAAAGCCAATATAGAAGACGAGGGAAATTCATCAAAAGCTAAATCCGTAATTTTTTGGATTTTAAGTACCGTTGCTTGGGGCATAGTGAGTATGTCTCTTGTGGTTTGGTGTTTTAAGAATTACTTTTGATAACTATTAGTTTCGAATGTATTTAAACTAACGGAGCTGTTGTTTCGGGAATGATTAACGATCTTTTATGTTGAACTTCTTATGGAGGAAAAGGGGCAGTTTAGTGGAAGAAATAGATGTATATCTATCTAAATATTAATGTTAAAATTATACAAAATTAGGAGGTGATAAACATGATAAAGTATCCATTCTTAGAAAAAGACACAACGATAGGGGTAACTGCACCATCATCTGGAGTACCAAGTGAATTACATGGATTGTTAAACTCTGCATTTAAAAGTATGGAAAAGAAAGGTTTTAAGATAATTAGCCGTGAAACTGCTTGGACTCAGGATAAGGCAAAGTCTGCGCCTGCTAAAAAGCGTGCGGAAGAGTTTAATAAAATGATGCTTAATGGAGAAATACAACTAATTATTCCTCCTTGGGGTGGAGAACTACTTATTGAGACGCTTGAGTATATTGACTTTGAAAATATACAGAATAAATGGGTATTAGGCTATTCTGATATTAGTGTGCTTCTGTTAGCAATCACATTGAAAACTGGTGTTGCTACTGCCCACGGAACAAATCTAGTGGATTTAAGAGGAGAGTATTCTGATGATACGACAGCAATGTGGCAATCTGTTTTATCCACCAAAAAGGGCGAATCGATTCTCCAATATTCATCAAAAAAATATCAGAAAGAATGGCAAAATGATAACCCTACTCCTTATATTTTCAATCTAACAGAACAAACTTACTGGAAATCTACAGAAAACGAAAAAGTTAAGGTGCAGGGGCGATTACTTGGTGGATGTATTGACACAATTAGGCACTTAGTTGGTACACCATATGGCGATGTACAGAATTTTAAAAAGAATTATATAGAAGGAGATTCTATCATATGGTATCTCGAAAATTGCGAGTTAACAACCACTGACTTACGTAGAACTCTCGTTCAAATGAAATTAGCTGGTTGGTTTGAGAATTGTACTGGTATTATGTTTGGTAGAAGCCCAGCTAATACACCTGTTGAAAATTATACAGTTGAAGATGTCTATAAAGAATTTTCAAAAGAGCTTCAAATTCCTATTTTATACGATATTGATTGCGGTCATGTTCCACCACAAATCACCTTCATAAATGGAGCATATGCTGAAGTTGAATCAAATAATGGTCAAGGTAC
Coding sequences:
- a CDS encoding ABC transporter ATP-binding protein; the protein is MALLELKEVNKVFKSGKTEIEALKPTNFIAEAGELIAVIGPSGSGKSTFLTIAGGLQTPSNGDVLINGNNLIDLKEKKRASLRLKEIGFVLQSSNLVPFLTVQQQMKLLDKVKKDNLREDQLEQMYDSLGIGELLNSFPSDLSGGQRQRVAIAKALYTDPSIILADEPTASLDSDRAFEVMDMLKAATKQNKKTTIVVTHDTRLIDYCDKVYKITDGLLKLEA
- the chrA gene encoding chromate efflux transporter, whose amino-acid sequence is MRERKRISGKALAEILMVSTRLGFTSFGGPIAHLGYFHEEYVKRRKWLDEKGYAELVALCQFLPGPASSQVGIGIGIVRGGLLGGITSFIGFTLPSVIALILFALLLDGMEVGSAGWIHGLKLVAVAVVAHAIVGMAEKLTPDLKRKAIALIALIITLVWEMTFAQVIVIGLGALAGYLLFKQDGEDDDAPFEIPLSKNLAAACLAAFFGLLLLLPILREITSIEWIAVFDSFYRSGALVFGGGHVVLPLLEQEVVPTVWVSEEAFLAGYGAAQAVPGPLFTFAAYLGAVMNGWAGGLLATAAIFLPAFLLIVGTLPFWANLRQNPAMKGAFMGVNAAVVGILIAAFYQPIWTSTIKGATDFAAAAVLFSMLAYWKLPPWSVVVAGALFGIGLDVLTK
- a CDS encoding S66 family peptidase, coding for MIKYPFLEKDTTIGVTAPSSGVPSELHGLLNSAFKSMEKKGFKIISRETAWTQDKAKSAPAKKRAEEFNKMMLNGEIQLIIPPWGGELLIETLEYIDFENIQNKWVLGYSDISVLLLAITLKTGVATAHGTNLVDLRGEYSDDTTAMWQSVLSTKKGESILQYSSKKYQKEWQNDNPTPYIFNLTEQTYWKSTENEKVKVQGRLLGGCIDTIRHLVGTPYGDVQNFKKNYIEGDSIIWYLENCELTTTDLRRTLVQMKLAGWFENCTGIMFGRSPANTPVENYTVEDVYKEFSKELQIPILYDIDCGHVPPQITFINGAYAEVESNNGQGTVLQTFK
- a CDS encoding PF20097 family protein, with translation MNECPNCGSEMKKGYIQSGTRLAWVPKVSKLSIEPSLNKESVLLSNQSRFSINYVDAYLCEDCKKVLIDYSNEK